The genomic segment CATCACCACAAGAAGGAAGGAGAACTTCCTAGTCTGGTGTCTTCCTGGTGgcaacttttgttatttttaaacaatgataTTGCTGTGGCTTacactaagaaaacaaaataaaaaacctttgAGTGCTTAATGGTGGAGTAGATGGTTAAAGGAATTGGTCCACAGCTAGAAACCCGTAACGAACAACTAGAAGgtggtaagttaaaaaaaaaaaaaaaaaaaaaggaccggCACCGTGgctcattttgggaggccgaggtgggcagatcacaaggtcaagagatctagaccatcctggccaacatggtgaaaccccatctctactaaatatacaaaaattaactgggcgtggtggtgcatgcctatagtcccagctactcgggaggctgaggcaagagaatcgcttgaaccgggaggcggaggttgcagtgagccaagatcacgccactgcgctccagcctggcgacagagcaaggccccgtttcaaaaaaaaaaaaaaaaaaaaagcaggaaaaaagcaGGGTGTTGTCAAGGGCTGGCCCTCTGAATGCTGCCGTTCCAAAAGGTAAATGCTGGAAGAGaatcatttttctcatctcttatCATCATCTGTGTTGATTCATATGGATTAGTGCCCATGGTGGATTCATATTAGATACATACTCAGTGCATTCATTATCAGAGTCACCATGGAAAATAACAAGGTCCTTAATAAACGGATGAATATGCTGGTCAAGCATTTATTTCCCGTCGGGCGACGGCCCTTCCAATGCAATAACCTAGTACTGATTTGTAGTTAGGACGGGGAGCTGTGACCTTTAAAAAAAGTGGGGTGCCAGTGTTCCAGAAACCTGTTCTTCTAACTTTCTCTGCAAAGAAAATCCCCCCACGAGAGGGGAGAGGATGGCCGCCAGTGGCAACTCCTCCGAAGCTGGGAAGGGACTGCGGGATCAGAACCTACCCTAGCGTGGGCAAAACCTGCCTGAGACTCCCATTTAGCTGCTGACTCAAGGGTAGCTCTGATGAACCTCCTGCGCCTGCTCCATCACCAGATGACTCCTACCTTCTTGCCGAGGCCCTGAGTTCTTCAGAGAGGAGGGGCTGTGGACGCCAGCACCACTCTTTCTCCTAATACTAGGTTGGTATCAACTCAGACACAATGCTCTTGTGTCTGAACtaagttctttatttatttcatgaGCATACTGGGCATAAGCATtgcctcattttttatttaaaaacactaatttaaaaaacagtaactaACAACCATGAGAGCTGTGTTAGGCCACAGGCCATTCaaattgctttgcatttttatacCGGAGAGGAGTCTTATTagcacccccattttacagatggggaaagtgaggcaCCCGGAGGCTAAGGTATTTGTCCAGGGCTACCCAGGTACCGCCAGAGGCCAGACTTGAACCCAAGCAATATAACTCCTAATCTACACCCTAAACCACCAAGATACAACTTGCCCCAGCTGGGCCCAAACACCGCCTAGTATCTCTAACTCTGAATCTTTGCCTCTTAACGGCCTCTGTGTGGTGCGTGGCATGAGTAACAATCCTTCAGTGGTCTGGCCTGGAAAAGTCTTTGGTTGTCTCTACCCCGTGGTCTCCGGCAGGGCCCTCTCAGGACAAGGCTGGCTGCTCTCGCATCTACCTGCTTTGCTCAGGCCAGTGCCTTCCAGAAAGCTACATGCTCGGTCTTTGCAGCCTTTAGTGCAATGGCGAGGTTGTGCCGCAGCTGAAATCAAAGTCTTTGACAGCGATTGATTTCAACACTGGCTATCTGGACGGTCCTCTTACCCATGGGTAACTCGAATAGTCACGGGCAAGAATTCCAAAAAGGTTGTTTTGCTTGTCTATCTTTACCTGCAAAGGAAACCCCATCCCCAAACACGGGGGTTGAGGCTGGTCCCCAGAGGCAATCTATTCAGCCTCTGGGCTGAAACCACTTTTGAGAGCTTTTAAAACATTGCCTCATTCtctctatttaattttatttatttatttattttctgagacagggtcttgttctgttgcccaggctggagtgcagctggagcgtggtggtgtgatcacagctcactgtatcctcgaCTTTCTGGGGtcaggtgattctccctcctcagccccagagtagctgggactacagacctgcgccaccatacccagctacttttttgtattttttcgtagaaatggggtttcgccatgttgctcaggcggtctcaaactcccgggtttaagcaatcctcctgcctcggcctcccaaattgctgggattacaggtgtgagccaccatgcccagccattctctttaagtatgttttaaaatatagatactAATAACCTGATTGGATGCTTTCAAACTCTTCAGAAGGCAGTTTTGTCTTTAAACCTTTCTGCAACAGGGGTGAGGACCCATTTGATGGGATGGGAATAACAAACACCAGCCTCAAAGTCTAAGGACTCGGGATAAGAAAGGACAAAATTCTTCCCTTCTGATCAAACAGAGCCATCCATAGCTTTTCGCTCCAGAGCACACAGGCCACTGTAGCTTGCTGCAACATTTTCTCTTGACTTCTACCAGGATGTgtggggagggaaagaagagcTCTGAAATAAAACAGGCTAAAATTTGGTCCATAAATGGAATTTGGGACTGAAATGATTCCTTAGACAAAGTAGAATTAACTGCAatttcaggacttttttttttttttttttttttttttttaacagcatcaTAGGTAGAGATTGATCAAGGACTTTTGAGGCTCAAATGGTCTGAAACCTTGAACACAGACCTCAGAGGACTTTAGATTTAGATAAATGGGAAGGGTGAGTTGAAAAGAAATGTTATActcaaatttggaagaaaaaccAAGGTTCAAGGAagctatttttaatgaaaaatcagTGATTAAAGAGGAGAATCCCAATTTGTACCAAAATATTCATTTCCATGGTCTTCCTGCATGGTCTATTTGATTACACTAATTAGCTACACTGATTAAtgcttctgtttatatttttaaatagattttgtAAAAGAGGATAATTAAATGGAAAAGCACCTTCATCACATTCCCCTCCAGCAGACATGCCTACAGGCAGCCtttatcagtggttctcaattgtGGTTCTCCTGATAGATCACCCGGGAACTTGTTAGGAGTGCAAATTTCACACACTGGGGGAGGGGAGCAATCTgggttttaacaagccctccaggtgattctgatgccacATGCTGAAGCCACTTGGCCACAATCATAGCATCAGTGCCCACCTCGGGGACACTGGCCTTAATTGCAAAGGACCCTAGAGGACACAGGAACTAGATACCTCGTCTACAAGCCCAAACTTTAACAATGATGGACAGCAACAGAGCCtcacctcttccttctcctttgcaAGATGGCTTTTTTGGGTCTTGTTTCTCTTCTGTGCGTGATAACGATGTTTCAAGTTTGGGCATCTTTTTGAGAAAGGCTGAGTTCTTTCtggcattttccttttcttccagtttCAGCCTCAGGGCTGCCACTTTGgacaaaattttcttctttactccCTCAGCTAAATGTCCACTGCCTGGGGCTTCTGGCTTCCTTTTGACCTCCTCTGACCCCGTCACTGCTGTGAGGGCCCCTGGTGATTTGCCAGCTTGGGCTTCCAGTGacttctccctctccctggaCTTTTTCACACAGCGTAGGGTGCCCTTTGGATGTGGATCCTGCAGTAACTTAGGGGCTTTCTCTAACTCATCTTCTCCTGAAATGAATGCCAAGGTCTTTGCTGAGGAGCTAGATGAGCTTGGGGGTTTGGTTTCCCCAGTTTGAAGCACCTCTATTTTAGGTTCCTCCATTTTGTGGCTTATCAAAAAGTTTGTGACATTTCCTTCAGGAGATGAAGTACAAGGCAACCTGGTAAGATGAGGAGAAGAGGGCAAAGGTTTCCCACGCTCATTCTCAATAGTTCCCCTTTTCTGTGAAACAGGAAACACATACTGACGGTTTCTGGGCTCAACTAAGTCATTTTCAGGGACGTCATGAATTTGGCCTGTGGAGTCGTGAGCATCAACCCCAAGAGAAGCATGAGTCATTATTGGAAGGCAGCTAGAAAGAGATGAAGTGGGGGAAATCAATTCTGCTTTGTCCTTTTTACTTTGCTCAGCCTCCCCTAAGCTCCCATCACTGCTTTCTTGTGTTTGGCCTATGCTACATCCACTTGGAATTCTTTCACCCCCTTCACTGGGTTGCAGGACTTGCCAAATGGTAGTTTTTGCCTCATCGGGTTGACTTTGTTCAGCCTCCCGCTTCATACTGCCTTCTTGGCTTCTGCTGATTCTATTTTCAGTCAGAATGGTTCCCTGGAGACATGGAACTTGCAAAATGGCAGGCTGGATTTTCGCTCCGTGGCCCACATTTCCGTCATTTGATTGACTCCCTTCTCTGGCGCCCTCTGGTGTGGATTCAGAGGGCTCTGGTTTTCCAGCCCTGGTGTACTCTATCACACTTGTCTCATCAATGGGATCTACAGAGGACTCTAGGATTTTAGAGCAGGtcagaaactttttaaagaaggcagtgtgatccatcttgagttgcttTTCCTCCTGGTCTTGACTCACATTGTTAACATTTTCCTTCCCTCCAGTTTCAGAAGCCACTGACAGTGAATCTGTGACACATAACTCCTTTCCATCTACAGGGTCCACGGATGACTCCAGGAGTCTGGGTTGGCTGAAACCCCAGGAAGAAAGACTTCTCCAGTGTGCACTGATGGCAGGTTTGTCGCCTTTATGGCTTTCTCTGCTATCAGCAAGGGCTGAGTCAGCATCCTCTGGACTGTGAGCCGATGCTGCTATTTCAGAGGGGGCCAATTCAGGCACAACAGTATCTGCCTTTAGACTATCAGGTACAGCCCAGACCTTGTCAGGAATTACGGGACCACCGTCTGATGCCTTGCTCTCAGAATTTGTCCGTTGTCTTGGTGGCCGGATTTCAGAAGCGGAAGCCTCTAGAGTTATAATCTTCAGCTTGTTGCCTGCCTCCCAATTTCCAGGTCTATATTCTTTAGACTCTTCCAAAATGATATCAGAGAGAGACGGAACATTGCTCAGAGCCTGACTATCTTCTTCCCCAGCAGTTTCAGCCACCACGGAGACCCTCATCCCCCAAACTGAGCGCTGCCCTGCTCCTTCCCTAGAGCTTGCTGGTGAGTGGGCCGAGGGCACCAAGTTTATTTCCTCTTGTGCAGCAGATGTCGTAGGCAAACTTTCTTGGAAATCAGGTGCAGAAAGAGAACCCTGGTGGGACAGACTCTGCTGCTGGAGCCCCTGCTTCgtttcacttcctctttcttgGAAATTCTCTTCATGGCTCCTAAAGTCTGCTCTTTCCACAGTCTGGCTCTTATCTCCAGACAGGTTATCAACCTGAAGAGGGGAATTACTGAAGAAATCTTCTCCCTCTGGGAGCTGCAGGACATGGTGTGGGACTCCTGGCACACTGGGTGCCGTGCAGAGTAGCTCTTTTGTAGACTTGGTGGTAGCACCACTTAAAATATGACCCAACTGCACTTGGGAAGGAAATTGGGAAACCTTTTCATGGGATGCACGAGGGAACCTCTCCTCAGTGCCACTTGCATGCTTGTCCTCAGGAATTGACACAGCAAGGTACTTGGCTGGGTGGACTTTCGTGGCAGTGGTAACAGTTGATGTGTCCTCAGTCTCCCTGGTCACTTGAAACCCATTATTAGCAGTTAATGTTGATGTCTTCTCCCAAGGAAAACTCACGACTGAACTATAACTGGCTAGGGTGTCTGTGGTGTCTGCAGCACTAGGACTGGGGCTCTTGTCACCTCCTTCTTCAAATTGCACTAAAGGATTGTTCTCAGAAGAAAGGAGCTGTGTTTCCTCAAGCCTTCCTGAGTTGTTGGGGCTTGACCGCTCCTGGCCAGCATGTACTGTGGAGGCCAGTGGGCAGGTGGAATTCTCTACCTTGGCTAGATTTTCTTCTGTGGCACCTTCACTAGCTGTGTGTGAAATGTTCAAGGTGAAAGTACTGATAAAAAGAGGGGACATGACTGAGTCGCCGTCCTTGCTGCTTTTGTACGTAGACACTGAAGTCTCAGACACTTGTGTCTGAAAAAGGACTTCTAGTGTCTTGCCATTAGGAGAACATAAATCAGATACTTTTCTTTGACCTTCTGCCAGTTCCAAGTCTACAGAGCAAATTTCTTGAGGCAAATATTTATCAGCTGGTGCCCCAACAAGAGAATCTATGGTATCAAAACATGTTCCTTGGTCACCAGCCTCAAAACACTGTATTGCACACACTGCTTCTCTGTCCCTTGGCCCATCACACACATTTTCCAGGGTGAGGACAGTATCTGTGGTTTCAGGGGAAGCAACAGAGACAGCCACAGGCTCCCTGAAGTCAGCACGGGCATCCTTGGGGAGATGCCTTGAGAACACACCTGGGAACGTATTCTCATCATTGGCTTCTGAGGTTCTCAGCTCATGTTTTAGGTCTTCCCTGAAATTGTCAGGTGTGTTGCCATCTctgtcttgtttttcttcctgctGTGGGTCATAGGTACAGGGTTTGACCTCCAAGTGTTGAGCTAATGATGCATTTTCCTTGTGGACCCCTCCTAAGTTTGAGAAGGAAATTGTTGTGGTCCCAGTGAATGGGGACTCCTCCCCAGCAGGCTCTGAGAAAGCTGGCATCTGGCTGCAAGAGATTCTCTCTCTGACTGTTTCCTGAATTTGTACCTAGGAAGATGAAAAGTGGTGTTAATAGCATTGTTCATGGGAGAGCCCACAATAGGGCATAACTGCAATCCCAAGAGTGTTAATCCTCAATGACTATAATAATGGACAAGAATGATTGAAATCTAAACATTAGTCCCCCAACTCCCCCTAGCTATTAGAGATTTCCTAGAAAACTGCAAATTTAACAACTCTATATTCCAGGGGGCCCTTTGTCAAATTCATCATTATAAGCAAAAAGCCTCCTGACAACCgtcatttatttaatgattttttttctctcttaggaAAGAGATGGAAATAAATTGAATGTTAACTATTTTGATCAAGTAAGTCACAACAAGAGCTGTGTGCATCTTTCCAGAAAGATGAATCTCACATGatcataataaatgaaataaacagtaCTTACAAAACAGCAATAAGCAATCTTTGTCCCCAAAATATGACAGCTTGCTGGTTAATaattgctatggtttggatatttgccccctccaaacctcatgttgaaatttgatcctcggggttgaaggtggggcctaatgagaagtgtttgggttatgggggtggatctctcatgaatagaTTTATGCCATCCCTTAGGGGTGCGGGAGGATGAGCGAGTTCTCAGTCTATTGCTtcctggttgttaaaaagagtctggcaccatccccacccccaccctgcttcCTCTCTGTCCATGCAATCTCTGAAAATGCCAGCTCCCCTCTGCCTCCTTTCGTGAGTTGGAAGCAgactgaggccctcaccagatgcagatgcctAATGTTGAactttccagccaccagaatcatgagccaaataggCCTCATTTCTTGATAAACTACCCAATCTCAggaattctgttatagcaacacaaaatgcaCTAAGATAATAAGGTtactaaaacacagaaagaaggctgCCTTTGAACCCACCTCTAATGAATAAATGGACTTATGATTGGCCACCAGCACTGCCAATCATTTCTTTCCTAGAGTTGCTTATAAACATCCCAGAATGTATCCCAGACTTTTAAATAGATGCCCAATGGCAGACAGACCACCtctataagaaaaagaagattcaGGACTGCTTAGGTTTTTGAGAaaaggggagagggggagggagggaggaagagaagaaggcagagaaaaagaaacctctCACATTCTGAGGATTGAGCCTTTCATGGTACTATATGAATGTTCTATGATATTGGATATTGTTCAAGGAAGCAGCGAAACTTTTAACTCAttgattatttcaaaacaaagaaaatttatgtCCAGCCAAGGAGAAGAAAATTGTTTCTAATTTCTGAAGCAACTCAGTCTTTGCTCCCAGGACTCCTGCCTTGGACAGCCCCATTCAGATGTGCAGGGAACAGATGACTGGCCTTGGCGGGATGGGGTTCAGGGGTGGGGATGAAGTCTGTCTCCCAGCGTATGACAAAacagagctgaaatgttcatgtgCATTTCATAGCTCCAATGTCATGAGACTGATTCTCACAAATCATACGTGAGAATCAGTCTTACTACCTTGTGGTCAATCCCTGTAGTACTGCCCGTGGGAAAGAGGACAACAGCATAACCACGCCTCTTTCCACACTTCTCCCAGGCTGCTTACAGCCTGTCAGTCATtcatctctcattttctcttttaaagctACTTTGAGGTTAATTTAACTCATATTTGATGGGCATAAAAATGCTaactaaacaagaaagaaatttagTATAAACCCCACGAGTGCTAGGACTACTTaccctttcaacaaatatttggtgaGTGCCTCCAGGGTACTAGGGAGTGTTTTAGATAATGGGGATACAAGACAGGCAAATGCTCCTCTACAGGAATCTCCCATTCTATGTTCTAGTGAAGGCCTGTTATAGCGATTAACATGCAGTAGGTGCTTACAAAGTGTTTGTTGagagaatgagtaaatgaatgaaccaTGTACCAGTTGAGACAGCTGTAGCCAACTTCACCCATTAAAGCCCTACACTTGAAAGGGTTTGAACTTTCATCTGCTCCTGACTTTGCAACAACCCTGTCTTAAAGGAGACTTTGAACCATAAGCACTACTGGTTATCCTGGTGTtcctggaaagaaaaatatatttactctctTTCTAtatccctttttcttctttattaaaaagaagaaatataatttctGGGAAATAAgggacaagatttttttttaaaaaaagaatttgatgaGCATATGGTTTCCTCTCTATACCTCAATATCTATAACACACGTATagagtatttttctcatttggtcTTTTGGTTCAACCTTTTAAGAATATGCTATAGCACAAATAGACTGAGTCATTAAGCACAGAAAACACAGGGAACGTTCTGGTCATTATGTGAAATGTGTAGAGAGACCGCCCAATCAAAAACACCACCACCCCTCTGTCCGGCCTTTCTGTCCTGCCTGAATTTCCACTACCTATGTCAGTCCCTTATTTTAAGGTCCTGGTATTATCACAGTATCATCAGTGTCAACAGACATTTACGGAGTAGCTGTCATGTACAGAATTCTCTGTCAGGCACTGGGCAATTTTTTCCAAAGGGCTTCAGTTAAAAAGTTACTATGACATTTACTGGGATGGTACCTTTATTCTTCCATGATTGATTACTATTACATCAGTAAAGTAATAAGCGGGCACCTAGAAGAGATTGACATCTGAAGAGAATTAAACACAAGACAAGTAAGTTTTGATTAGGATGAGTTTGGTCACTGGAATAGATCATTATGGTATCATGCCTTGATTTACAAAATAATCATATTCCATTAAGATTTATTTCCACCTTTCctcctgtattagtcagttctcacactgctataaatacctgagactgggtaatttataaagaaaagaggtttatttggctcccagtttcacaggctgtacaggaagcatggtggcaactgcttctggagaggcctcagggaacttttactcatggcagacaGCAGAGCCGGAAGAGGCATCTTACCCTACAGAAGCAGGACCAAGGGAGAGCGAGTAGGGTGGTGGGggggtgctgcacacttttaaacaaccagaccaagaactcactcattgtcaCAAAAACAGTAtcaggagatggtgctaaactattcatgaggAACCACCCAtatcatccaatcacctcccaccaggccccacctccaacattggggattatatcTCAGTGTGagatttggtggagacacagatccaaaccatatctcCCCTcttgcttttaaattaaaattctactttaaaatacCCTAGTGAAGCTCCACGTGTAAAAAAATTGGTTGAATCCTTGACCATGTACATTCATACATTTGACACACATTTAGTGACCATCTACtttataccaggcactgttctaggcagcTGGGAAacatcaataaacataataaagatTGCTGGCCTATGGAAGTTATGTTGAGGCAACGAACTATACAGCTGGCCTGCTGCTGATGTGCAATTCCATACATTTGATTTTAAccaatgggttttttttttatgtgaagcCTTTAACAGCCCAGTCCATATTTGTACTTGCTTACGGCATCGGTTTCAAGAGCAGGCTCCTCAGTTCTCATCCTGAGGCCAGCTCACAGAGAAAGGGAAACCACAGACTCACACCTTCCCAGTGAGTCAGATCTTTCTTTTAGGAGGAGATTTCTTAGTTAAGTCATTACAAAAGAACTCTagcaaatgattctcctgctgtGCACCTACTCTCAGCATAGAGTGAGTGCTGAAACTTAGAGTGAGTGCTGAAACAATTTCCTTATGTAGGGAAATTGTACTCATTCAAGTGAAAAAAGGAGTGTTTGGGGCTCTAGGAGCAAGCCCACCGTTGTGTGTGGTGCGtggacttggaggactagcaacCAGGGGTTCTAGCCCAGCTTAATTGGATATACCATGCACGACCACAGGTAACCTCTTCAGCTTCTCTGaccctctgtttcctcctctaaGACTAACCACATGCATGTCAGCACCATCTTGTCAAGTGCCTGGCATATTGCCTGGTGCCCAGAAGGCACTCACTCACTGATAttaattttccttcttctctaTGAAAAAACAGCAGTAgctcaggaaaagaggaagttgggGAGCTCTGACAGGCAGAGCCTTGAGCTATGAGCTTTATGAGGGTTTTCTCATCTGATCTGTAAAATAAATCTGAGAAAAAGATGTTATCATCTCTTCTTTACTGATGGGATGAATAGCCTGGGTCCAATCATAGAAACCACACAGAAGGTTATATAAGAGAAGTTCAATATAAAGAATTGTTGACTGTGATAGGAGAGTGCTACAAGGTATAAGGAAACTGTCTATAGTACTCTAGGCAAGGGAAAGTACCaaggaagaacaaagttggaagggGTTTAGACCGACTTGGAGAAGGTGTGTTTAGGCCACCAGATAGCATAGAAGTTCACTGGTGCATCCAGACCAGAGCTGGCCTGGAATTGCTGGGAAAAGCAATAGACCTCCCTTCCAAGTGCAGGTAGGGAGTAGGTGGTCAGCATGCAGTGGGTGAGGAGGGGAGTCTGGGCATGGGTGGTCACAGGGGCTGAGGCCTTCGAGCTTGTGGGCTACATGTGGTGTGGGTCAGGGCTTTGCAGAGTGCTAGTTTGAATGTCCACTCAGAACTCctattgaaacttaatccccaatgtggcaacACTGATAGAtggagcctttaagaggtgattgaatcatgggagctctgccctcatggagggattaatctattcatgaattaatgaattaatgggcTAAAGGATTAATACCTTATCAAGGGAGAGGACCTGGTGActtcataagaagaggaagagaggcctGAGGTGGCATAGAGCATGCTTAGcccccttgccatgtgatgccctgctctgccttgggactctgcagagagtccccaaCAGCAAGAAGGCCCCCACAAGATGCAGGCCCTCTACctaggacttctcagcctccagaactgtaagaaatatgttccttttctttatacatttctcagtttcaggtattttgttacaagcaaagaaaatggactaagacacagaGGGAATAAGTGCTCTGTGCACCAGGCCTCGGGCGGCTGTGTGTAGGCCACACAGGAGATTGGTGGAGGCAATCTGTGTGTTGATACAGGCAGGAGGCTTTAAGAGCTGGGGGCCACGTGGGGCTCCGGTTTCCAAAGACAGAGGGCAGCAGAAAGGGTATCACTACGCTAAGGCTACAGGGTTGCAGATGACCACATTCTGGGCCCCATGGCTGGGGCAGGATAACCACAGGCTCTCCAACTCCACCAATGCTGAAGTGACAGGAATTCTGTTCCTCCTGCAGTGTCCTTCCAGTGCCTTCTGCTGAGAAAGTGTAACACTGTGCTTACTTTAAAGAAGAATAAGGGAATTTCGTTAGTACAGGGCACATATTGAAGGGTGAATTCAGAGCTGAGAGGCATGAATTAAAAACCGACACATGAGGTCAATAATGTTTGGTGATGAGAAGTCTCCCCAGGGTCTCACAGTcaaaggcagagccaggatttaaagcCAAGTCTCTGAGGCTACCAAGCCCTTTTGAACCCAGCATTTCCAATCGGATAAGTTGGAACAAATCCCACCTCACCAAGGGCTGGGAAGTCCCCCTAATTTAAATCCAGAACTTCTGAGTTCCCGAAACATTTTGGATATGAGACTGCAAACGTCCTTCTTAGGTGCCACATGGCGATCTGTCAATTTCTCTGCTTCCCTACAAGGTCTAAGGGCAGGAACAGGAACTCTGTTATTCATTTCTGAGTCTCCAGAACCTAGCACATAGGGACTCAGATaattttgctgaatgaataagcagatgaatgaatacaggaggggaaagaaagggtAAACCAAATTTAGTAACGTTTCCAAGCCTCTTTTTGAAAGCAGCATTAAGCTTGGAAACTTAATGCTTGAATCGCATTTTTCAATTGAAATCCCATTCAACATGCCTCTGATTCCACAAACACgttattttcatttattggcCTTTCCAAAAGTTCTGCCTCCTAGGAATGTCTGCCATGGATTTAATGGAAAGGTGTGTTTCCTCTTTGTGCACCCCAGGATGTTCAAGGTTATGTTTTTTATCGTTAATGAGTGTCTTTCATGCCAGCCAAGTGCATGACACTAATTTGAGTCACTAACAATAGAAGTTTGTATGAGATAAGATCCCTCTCCTCGAATAGCTTATAATCCCGTTGAAGAGACAAGATGTACATGGAAAAGATAGATAACAATTCTTGACAAGTT from the Papio anubis isolate 15944 chromosome 19, Panubis1.0, whole genome shotgun sequence genome contains:
- the ALPK2 gene encoding alpha-protein kinase 2 isoform X4 codes for the protein MWHERMTDSEAPQRPPLCFLSTLLSQKVPEKSDAVLRCIISGQPKPEVTWYKNGQAMNESGIVSSYEFFKKQYIHVLHLSCCTKNDAAVYQISAKNSFGIICCSASVEVECSSENPQLSPNLEDDRDTGWKHETGTCEEESANQIDEKEHLYKEEESISPGTPRSNHSLSLQSLGNLDISVSSSENPLGVKGTRHPGEAYDPSNTEEIADSLLFLNSSHVYEKQDELCHKTVHSTASKFTGGGLNNDGPHEEGLHSSQQNPKVQKYISLSLPLSEATAHIYPGDNAVAKKQPSPQVSSEDSDSDYELCPEITLTYTEEFSDDDLEYLECSDVMTDYSNAVWQRNLLGTEHVFLLESDDEEMEFGEHCLGGCEHFLSGMGCGPQVSGDAGPMVATAGFCGHHSQPQEVGVRSGRACKHGPSSPHTGMTLTLGPHQDGMSSVTEQRRCKLPTAPEAAENDYPGIQGETRDSHQAREEFASDNLLNMDESVRETEMKPLSGESENSGMSQCWETAAEKRVGGKDLWSERGSQQPARVRQLGMKGNPKKPNANLRENTTEGTLHLCYAKESAKHPLTQSDKRETSHSTAAATGRNSHADAGECAISTQAEQEAKTLQTSTDSPSKEGNTNCKGEGMQVNSLFETSQVPDWSDHPQVQIQETVRERISCSQMPAFSEPAGEESPFTGTTTISFSNLGGVHKENASLAQHLEVKPCTYDPQQEEKQDRDGNTPDNFREDLKHELRTSEANDENTFPGVFSRHLPKDARADFREPVAVSVASPETTDTVLTLENVCDGPRDREAVCAIQCFEAGDQGTCFDTIDSLVGAPADKYLPQEICSVDLELAEGQRKVSDLCSPNGKTLEVLFQTQVSETSVSTYKSSKDGDSVMSPLFISTFTLNISHTASEGATEENLAKVENSTCPLASTVHAGQERSSPNNSGRLEETQLLSSENNPLVQFEEGGDKSPSPSAADTTDTLASYSSVVSFPWEKTSTLTANNGFQVTRETEDTSTVTTATKVHPAKYLAVSIPEDKHASGTEERFPRASHEKVSQFPSQVQLGHILSGATTKSTKELLCTAPSVPGVPHHVLQLPEGEDFFSNSPLQVDNLSGDKSQTVERADFRSHEENFQERGSETKQGLQQQSLSHQGSLSAPDFQESLPTTSAAQEEINLVPSAHSPASSREGAGQRSVWGMRVSVVAETAGEEDSQALSNVPSLSDIILEESKEYRPGNWEAGNKLKIITLEASASEIRPPRQRTNSESKASDGGPVIPDKVWAVPDSLKADTVVPELAPSEIAASAHSPEDADSALADSRESHKGDKPAISAHWRSLSSWGFSQPRLLESSVDPVDGKELCVTDSLSVASETGGKENVNNVSQDQEEKQLKMDHTAFFKKFLTCSKILESSVDPIDETSVIEYTRAGKPEPSESTPEGAREGSQSNDGNVGHGAKIQPAILQVPCLQGTILTENRISRSQEGSMKREAEQSQPDEAKTTIWQVLQPSEGGERIPSGCSIGQTQESSDGSLGEAEQSKKDKAELISPTSSLSSCLPIMTHASLGVDAHDSTGQIHDVPENDLVEPRNRQYVFPVSQKRGTIENERGKPLPSSPHLTRLPCTSSPEGNVTNFLISHKMEEPKIEVLQTGETKPPSSSSSSAKTLAFISGEDELEKAPKLLQDPHPKGTLRCVKKSREREKSLEAQAGKSPGALTAVTGSEEVKRKPEAPGSGHLAEGVKKKILSKVAALRLKLEEKENARKNSAFLKKMPKLETSLSRTEEKQDPKKPSCKGEGRAPVLLKKIQAEMFPEHSGNVKLSCQFAEIHEDSTICWTKDSKSIAQVQRSAGDNSTVSFAIVQASLKDQGLYYCCIKNSYGKVTAEFNLTAEVLKQLSSRQDTKGCEEIEFSQLIFKEDFLHDSYFGGRLRGQIATEELHFGEGVHRKAFRSTVMHGLTPVFKPGHACVLKVHNAVAYGTRNNDELIQRNYKLAAQECYVQNTARYYAKIYAAEAQPLEGFGEVPECRNEAN